One Melitaea cinxia chromosome 17, ilMelCinx1.1, whole genome shotgun sequence genomic region harbors:
- the LOC123661496 gene encoding DNA-directed RNA polymerases I, II, and III subunit RPABC1: protein MDDDAETYKLWRIRKTVMQLCHDRGYLVTQDELDQTLDQFKEQFGDKPSEKRPSRSDLIVLVAHNDDPTDQMFVFFPDEAKIGIKTIKTYCTRMQEENIHRAIVVVQAGMTPSAKQSLVDMAPKYILEQFLESELLINITEHELVPEHIVLTPDEKQELLARYKLKENMLMRIQAGDPVARYFGLKRGQVVKIIRSSETAGRYISYRLVC from the exons ATGGATGATGATGCGGAAACTTATAAATTATGGCGTATTCGTAAAACTGTTATGCAG tTGTGCCATGACCGAGGTTATTTAGTGACTCAAGACGAGTTGGATCAAACTTTGGATCAGTTTAAAGAACAATTTGGTGATAAGCCTAG tgAAAAGCGACCATCTAGAAGTGATCTTATCGTGCTAGTTGCTCATAATGACGATCCCACAGACCAGATGTTTGTCTTCTTCCCTGACGAAGCCAAAATAGGAATTAAAACTATCAAAACTTACTGTACTAGGATGCAAGAAGAGAATATTCATAGAGCTATTGTTGTTGTTCAAGCag GTATGACACCCTCTGCAAAACAGTCCTTAGTGGACATGGCGCCAAAATATATTCTAGAACAATTTCTCGAATCGGAACTCTTGATTAATATAACTGAACACGAATTAGTACCAGAGCACATTGTATTGACACCCGATGAGAAACAAGAATTACTGGCAAGATA taaattaAAGGAAAATATGTTGATGAGAATACAGGCAGGAGATCCAGTTGCAAGATATTTCGGTCTTAAGAGAGGACAG GTCGTAAAAATTATTCGATCCTCAGAAACTGCAGGCAGATATATTTCTTATAGATTAGTTTGTTAA